A stretch of the Vitis vinifera cultivar Pinot Noir 40024 chromosome 16, ASM3070453v1 genome encodes the following:
- the LOC100257448 gene encoding receptor-like protein EIX2 — protein sequence MRKLKAILGVLLLWFLCSTILRSCRANNLVCNEKEKQALLSFKHALLHPANQLSSWSIKEDCCGWRGVHCSNVTARVLKLELADMNLGGEISPALLKLEFLDHLDLSSNDFRGSPFPSFLGSMGSLKFLDLSYTYFGGLAPPQLGNLSKLLHLNLGHSGLYVENLNWISHLSSLKYLYMDGIDLHRGRHWLEPIGMLPSLLELHLSNCQLDGNMTSSLGYVNFTSLTVLDLSENKINQEMPNWLFNLSSLASLSLSDNQFKGQIPESLGHFKYLEYLDLSSNSFHGPIPTSIGNLSSLRELNLYYNRLNGTLPTSMGRLSNLMALALGHDSLTGAISEAHFTTLSNLKTVQISETSLFFNVKSNWTPPFQLQFLLISSCKIGPKFPAWLQTQKSLSYLDFSASGIEDTAPNWFWKFASYIQQIHLSNNQISGDLLQVVLNNAIIDLSSNCFSGRLPCLSPNVVVLNIANNSFSGPISPFMCQKMNGTSQLEVLDISINALSGEISDCWMHWQSLTHINMGSNNLSGKIPNSMGSLVGLKALSLHNNSFYGDVPSSLENCKVLGLINLSDNKFSGIIPRWIVERTTVMVIHLRTNKFNGIIPPQICQLSSLIVLDLADNSLSGEIPKCLNNFSAMAEGPIRGQYDILYDALEAEYDYESYMESLVLDIKGRESEYKEILKYVRAIDLSSNNLSGSIPVEIFSLSGLQLLNLSCNHLRGMISAKIGGMEYLESLDLSRNHLSGEIPQSIANLTFLSYLNVSYNKFSGKIPSSTQLQSLDPLYFFGNAELCGAPLSKNCTKDEEPQDTNTNEESGEHPEIAWFYIGMGTGFVVGFWGVCGALFFKRSWRHAYFRVLDDMKDRVYVVIALRLKWLQNNLRRYFLDLRCLRGRSEREKVMDGGGT from the exons ATGAGAAAATTGAAAGCAATTCTAGGTGTTCTCTTGCTTTGGTTTCTGTGCTCAACAATTTTAAGGTCATGCAGGGCAAACAACTTGGTTTGTAATGAAAAGGAGAAACAAGCCCTTCTGAGCTTCAAACACGCTCTTCTTCACCCTGCAAACCAGCTGTCTTCTTGGTCTATTAAAGAAGACTGTTGTGGATGGCGAGGAGTCCACTGTAGCAATGTGACTGCTCGAGTTCTCAAGCTCGAACTGGCTGATATGAATTTGGGAGGTGAGATTAGTCCTGCTTTGCTcaaattagaatttttggatCACTTAGACTTGAGCTCGAATGATTTTAGAGGTTCTCCCTTTCCAAGTTTTTTGGGTTCCATGGGGAGTCTAAAATTTCTGGACCTCTCCTATACTTATTTTGGTGGACTAGCTCCTCCTCAGCTTGGAAATCTCTCCAAACTTCTCCACCTGAATCTGGGACATAGTGGGCTTTATGTTGAAAACTTGAATTGgatttctcatctttcttcTTTGAAATACTTATACATGGATGGGATTGACCTTCATAGGGGACGCCATTGGCTTGAACCCATAGGTATGCTCCCTTCCCTTTTAGAGCTGCACTTGTCCAATTGTCAACTTGATGGCAATATGACTTCATCTCTCGGGTATGTCAATTTCACATCTCTCACAGTCCTTGATCTTTCTGAGAACAAAATCAATCAAGAAATGCCAAATTGGTTGTTTAATCTCAGTAGTCTTGCTTCTTTAAGTCTATCAGATAATCAATTCAAGGGGCAAATTCCAGAGTCCTTGGGGCACTTCAAATATCTAGAATATCTTGATCTTTCTTCTAATTCCTTTCATGGCCCTATTCCTACATCCATAGGAAACTTATCCTCCTTGAGGGAATTAAATCTTTATTATAATCGGTTAAATGGTACTCTTCCTACGAGTATGGGGCGTCTTTCAAATTTGATGGCCTTGGCTCTGGGACATGACTCCTTGACCGGTGCTATATCAGAAGCACATTTTACAACACTTTCAAACTTGAAGACAGTACAGATATCAGAGACATCCTTATTTTTCAATGTGAAATCCAATTGGACTCCTCCTTTTCAGCTTCAATTTCTGTTAATTTCTTCTTGCAAGATAGGTCCCAAGTTTCCGGCATGGCTGCAGACCCAAAAGTCTCTTTCCTATCTAGACTTTTCCGCGTCAGGAATTGAGGACACAGCTCCGAACTGGTTCTGGAAGTTCGCCTCATACATCCAACAGATCCATCTCTCTAATAACCAGATATCTGGGGACTTACTCCAAGTTGTACTAAACAATGCTATCATCGATTTGAGTTCTAATTGCTTCTCAGGTCGGTTACCATGTCTCTCTCCGAATGTTGTTGTGTTGAATATTGCTAACAATTCATTTTCGGGACCGATTTCCCCTTTCATGTGCCAAAAGATGAATGGAACAAGTCAATTGGAGGTCCTTGACATATCAATTAATGCTTTATCCGGGGAAATTTCTGATTGTTGGATGCATTGGCAATCTCTTACTCATATAAATATGGGAAGCAACAATCTATCTGGTAAAATCCCCAATTCCATGGGTTCTTTGGTTGGACTTAAAGCATTGAGCTTGCACAACAATTCCTTCTATGGAGATGTACCTTCATCACTAGAGAACTGCAAGGTTTTGGGGCTGATAAATCTAAGTGACAATAAATTTTCGGGGATTATACCCAGGTGGATTGTTGAGAGGACAACTGTAATGGTTATCCATTTAAGAACCAATAAATTCAACGGCATTATTCCTCCACAAATATGTCAACTTTCTTCTCTTATAGTATTGGATTTAGCTGATAATAGTCTATCAGGAGAGATACCGAAGTGCTTGAATAATTTCAGTGCTATGGCTGAAGGACCTATCCGGGGTCAGTATGATATTTTGTATGATGCTTTGGAAGCAGAGTATGATTATGAATCTTACATGGAAAGTCTTGTTTTAGATATAAAGGGGAGGGAATCAGAGTATAAAGAGATTCTTAAATATGTTAGGGCCATCGACCTTTCAAGTAACAATTTATCAGGATCAATCCCAGTTGAAATCTTTAGTCTCTCCGGATTGCAACTTCTAAACTTATCTTGCAATCATTTAAGGGGAATGATATCAGCGAAAATTGGAGGCATGGAATACTTAGAATCTTTGGATCTCTCTAGAAACCATCTTTCAGGTGAAATTCCTCAAAGCATTGCCAATTTAACATTTCTTAGTTATCTGAACGTGTCGTACAACAAATTTTCTGGAAAAATTCCTTCAAGTACCCAGCTTCAAAGCTTGGATCCACTTTATTTCTTTGGCAATGCTGAACTGTGTGGAGCTCCTCTTTCGAAAAATTGCACAAAAGATGAAGAGCCTCAAGATACAAACACCAATGAAGAAAGTGGAGAACATCCTGAAATCGCATGGTTTTACATTGGCATGGGAACAGGATTTGTTGTGGGGTTCTGGGGAGTTTGTGGAGCTCTCTTTTTCAAAAGATCTTGGAGGCATGCTTATTTTCGGGTtcttgatgacatgaaagacagGGTCTATGTGGTTATAGCATTAAGGTTGAAATGGTTGCAAAACAACCTGAGAAGATACTTTCTCg ATTTACGATGTTTAAGGGGTCGCAGCGAAAGAGAGAAGGTAATGGATGGTGGTGGAACTTGA